Proteins from a single region of Ziziphus jujuba cultivar Dongzao chromosome 1, ASM3175591v1:
- the LOC107427025 gene encoding two-component response regulator ARR18 isoform X2 gives MTVEGQRYSFMFEDGATDRFPVGMRVLAVDDDPLRLKVLETMLRKCQYQVTATNKAIKALKMLRVNRNRYDIVITEVNMPEMDGFKFLELVRLEMDLPVIMLSANSDTKLVMKGITLGACDYLLKPVRIERLKNIWQHVIRKRMCDSKDQNKSPDLDKACHGTESANSVAISGNSGENDKLSMKQKHRNEEEKEYGKDDETEKKPCVVWSVELHRKFVAAVNQLGLETAVPMKIIALMNVKGLTSENVASHLQQYRSYLKRLNNMQAQYCGKAAPLGVKDSTYLQMGSIDGSLSVANTALSSYSPGGMLGRLNSPVGLNLPGITPSGLAEPVDPQNLSNSSNSLGKLQGSVLASQFKNLFIQIPTSLEHNELQQDKCTAHIGGFNSINNTTGLTLLPSFPDTRVIMGSSSNSLSGASGNPLMFQWNPQPTHSILALMNLGLASSNPKSIELGNRVLSNFPDHNRCSESLQGAGQLSKFPSNAVSMSGSYNHDHSHSSNLGISSTCHQIGNNPQGFSSVSVPFSLLAEPRGDVQCREGLIGNIVQPINYIRKQRWEEHEQDYRHYMNWTFGAINSSVSADRNLNPLSQNLDKSDAVCSKNKDQSNGITPSALHSIVVEKSAMETKMKPSFDQTKLQGGQMKNRYGSLDDIMSSITKRQRC, from the exons ATGACTGTGGAGGGCCAGAGGTATAGCTTTATGTTTGAAGATGGAGCAACTGACCGGTTTCCGGTGGGTATGCGAGTTCTCGCTGTTGATGATGACCCACTTCGTCTGAAAGTGCTTGAGACGATGCTTCGTAAATGCCAGTATCAGG TTACTGCGACAAATAAGGCGATCAAGGCACTGAAAATGTTGAGGGTAAACAGAAATAGGTATGACATTGTGATCACTGAAGTGAATATGCCAGAGATGGATGGTTTTAAGTTCCTTGAGCTCGTGAGGCTTGAAATGGATCTGCCCGTTATCA TGTTATCAGCAAATAGTGATACCAAGCTTGTTATGAAGGGAATTACCCTTGGTGCCTGTGACTATTTGCTGAAACCTGTGAGAATAGAACGGCTCAAGAATATTTGGCAACATGTAATCCGCAAAAGGATGTGTGATTCCAAGGACCAAAATAAGTCCCCCGATCTAGACAAGGCCTGTCATGGAACTGAAAGTGCAAATTCTGTGGCAATTAGTGGTAATTCAGGCGAGAACGACAAACTAAGCATGAAACAGAAGCACCGAAATGAAGAGGAGAAAGAATATGGCAAAGATGATGAAACTGAGAAAAAGCCCTGCGTAGTTTGGTCTGTGGAGCTACACCGGAAGTTTGTCGCAGCTGTAAATCAATTGGGTCTTGAAA CTGCTGTCCCTATGAAAATTATTGCCCTGATGAACGTTAAAGGTTTGACAAGCGAAAATGTCGCCAGCCATCTACAG CAATATAGGTCCTACCTGAAAAGACTAAACAATATGCAAGCTCAGTATTGCGGAAAGGCTGCCCCTTTGGGTGTTAAAGATTCTACTTACTTGCAGATGGGTTCAATTGATGGGTCTCTAAGTGTTGCAAACACTGCTTTATCATCCTACTCACCTGGAGGGATGCTTGGTAGGTTAAACTCCCCAGTTGGTTTGAACTTGCCAGGAATAACTCCTTCTGGACTTGCAGAACCTGTCGATCCGCAGAACTTGAGCAACTCGTCCAATTCTCTTGGGAAGCTCCAAGGATCTGTGCTTGCAAgccaatttaaaaatttatttatacagaTCCCAACATCACTGGAGCACAATGAATTGCAACAGGACAAGTGCACTGCTCATATTGGAGGTTTCAATTCCATTAACAATACAACAGGTTTGACATTGCTGCCTAGCTTTCCAGATACTAGAGTGATTATGGGTAGCTCAAGCAATTCTCTGTCCGGTGCTTCAGGCAATCCTTTGATGTTCCAATGGAATCCACAGCCAACACACAGTATATTAGCACTGATGAACCTTGGGCTAGCTTCATCAAATCCGAAGTCTATTGAACTTGGTAACCGTGTTTTGTCTAATTTCCCGGATCACAATCGATGTAGTGAAAGCTTGCAGGGTGCCGGTCAGTTATCAAAATTTCCATCAAATGCTGTATCTATGAGTGGGTCTTACAATCATGATCACTCGCATTCTAGCAACTTGGGTATTTCTTCTACCTGCCATCAGATTGGGAACAATCCACAAGGTTTTTCTTCTGTAAGTGTACCTTTCAGTCTGTTAGCAGAGCCTCGAGGAGATGTACAATGCAGAGAAGGCTTGATTGGAAATATTGTCCAGCCAATAAACTACATACGGAAGCAAAGGTGGGAAGAACATGAGCAAGATTACAGGCACTACATGAATTGGACTTTTGGTGCCATTAATTCCTCAGTATCTGCTGATAGGAATTTGAATCCCTTGAGCCAAAATCTTGACAAAAGTGATGCAGTCTGCAGTAAAAATAAAGACCAATCAAATGGTATTACTCCATCTGCTCTTCATTCCATTGTGGTTGAAAAATCTGCCATGGAGACCAAGATGAAGCCCTCCTTTGACCAAACAAAATTACAGGGTGGTCAAATGAAAAACCGTTATGGATCATTGGATGATATAATGAGCTCTATCACGAAAAGG CAAAGGTGCTAG
- the LOC107427025 gene encoding two-component response regulator ORR24 isoform X3, whose amino-acid sequence MTVEGQRYSFMFEDGATDRFPVGMRVLAVDDDPLRLKVLETMLRKCQYQVTATNKAIKALKMLRVNRNRYDIVITEVNMPEMDGFKFLELVRLEMDLPVIMLSANSDTKLVMKGITLGACDYLLKPVRIERLKNIWQHVIRKRMCDSKDQNKSPDLDKACHGTESANSVAISGNSGENDKLSMKQKHRNEEEKEYGKDDETEKKPCVVWSVELHRKFVAAVNQLGLETAVPMKIIALMNVKGLTSENVASHLQQYRSYLKRLNNMQAQYCGKAAPLGVKDSTYLQMGSIDGSLSVANTALSSYSPGGMLGRLNSPVGLNLPGITPSGLAEPVDPQNLSNSSNSLGKLQGSVLASQFKNLFIQIPTSLEHNELQQDKCTAHIGGFNSINNTTGNPLMFQWNPQPTHSILALMNLGLASSNPKSIELGNRVLSNFPDHNRCSESLQGAGQLSKFPSNAVSMSGSYNHDHSHSSNLGISSTCHQIGNNPQGFSSVSVPFSLLAEPRGDVQCREGLIGNIVQPINYIRKQRWEEHEQDYRHYMNWTFGAINSSVSADRNLNPLSQNLDKSDAVCSKNKDQSNGITPSALHSIVVEKSAMETKMKPSFDQTKLQGGQMKNRYGSLDDIMSSITKRVWRFLALALLIYVLLLWQSHNCEWISYS is encoded by the exons ATGACTGTGGAGGGCCAGAGGTATAGCTTTATGTTTGAAGATGGAGCAACTGACCGGTTTCCGGTGGGTATGCGAGTTCTCGCTGTTGATGATGACCCACTTCGTCTGAAAGTGCTTGAGACGATGCTTCGTAAATGCCAGTATCAGG TTACTGCGACAAATAAGGCGATCAAGGCACTGAAAATGTTGAGGGTAAACAGAAATAGGTATGACATTGTGATCACTGAAGTGAATATGCCAGAGATGGATGGTTTTAAGTTCCTTGAGCTCGTGAGGCTTGAAATGGATCTGCCCGTTATCA TGTTATCAGCAAATAGTGATACCAAGCTTGTTATGAAGGGAATTACCCTTGGTGCCTGTGACTATTTGCTGAAACCTGTGAGAATAGAACGGCTCAAGAATATTTGGCAACATGTAATCCGCAAAAGGATGTGTGATTCCAAGGACCAAAATAAGTCCCCCGATCTAGACAAGGCCTGTCATGGAACTGAAAGTGCAAATTCTGTGGCAATTAGTGGTAATTCAGGCGAGAACGACAAACTAAGCATGAAACAGAAGCACCGAAATGAAGAGGAGAAAGAATATGGCAAAGATGATGAAACTGAGAAAAAGCCCTGCGTAGTTTGGTCTGTGGAGCTACACCGGAAGTTTGTCGCAGCTGTAAATCAATTGGGTCTTGAAA CTGCTGTCCCTATGAAAATTATTGCCCTGATGAACGTTAAAGGTTTGACAAGCGAAAATGTCGCCAGCCATCTACAG CAATATAGGTCCTACCTGAAAAGACTAAACAATATGCAAGCTCAGTATTGCGGAAAGGCTGCCCCTTTGGGTGTTAAAGATTCTACTTACTTGCAGATGGGTTCAATTGATGGGTCTCTAAGTGTTGCAAACACTGCTTTATCATCCTACTCACCTGGAGGGATGCTTGGTAGGTTAAACTCCCCAGTTGGTTTGAACTTGCCAGGAATAACTCCTTCTGGACTTGCAGAACCTGTCGATCCGCAGAACTTGAGCAACTCGTCCAATTCTCTTGGGAAGCTCCAAGGATCTGTGCTTGCAAgccaatttaaaaatttatttatacagaTCCCAACATCACTGGAGCACAATGAATTGCAACAGGACAAGTGCACTGCTCATATTGGAGGTTTCAATTCCATTAACAATACAACAG GCAATCCTTTGATGTTCCAATGGAATCCACAGCCAACACACAGTATATTAGCACTGATGAACCTTGGGCTAGCTTCATCAAATCCGAAGTCTATTGAACTTGGTAACCGTGTTTTGTCTAATTTCCCGGATCACAATCGATGTAGTGAAAGCTTGCAGGGTGCCGGTCAGTTATCAAAATTTCCATCAAATGCTGTATCTATGAGTGGGTCTTACAATCATGATCACTCGCATTCTAGCAACTTGGGTATTTCTTCTACCTGCCATCAGATTGGGAACAATCCACAAGGTTTTTCTTCTGTAAGTGTACCTTTCAGTCTGTTAGCAGAGCCTCGAGGAGATGTACAATGCAGAGAAGGCTTGATTGGAAATATTGTCCAGCCAATAAACTACATACGGAAGCAAAGGTGGGAAGAACATGAGCAAGATTACAGGCACTACATGAATTGGACTTTTGGTGCCATTAATTCCTCAGTATCTGCTGATAGGAATTTGAATCCCTTGAGCCAAAATCTTGACAAAAGTGATGCAGTCTGCAGTAAAAATAAAGACCAATCAAATGGTATTACTCCATCTGCTCTTCATTCCATTGTGGTTGAAAAATCTGCCATGGAGACCAAGATGAAGCCCTCCTTTGACCAAACAAAATTACAGGGTGGTCAAATGAAAAACCGTTATGGATCATTGGATGATATAATGAGCTCTATCACGAAAAGGGTATGGCGATTCTTGGCTCTTGCATTGCTGATTTATGTGCTTTTACTTTGGCAGAGTCATAATTGTGAATGGATATCTTACAGTTGA
- the LOC107427025 gene encoding two-component response regulator ARR18 isoform X1 produces the protein MTVEGQRYSFMFEDGATDRFPVGMRVLAVDDDPLRLKVLETMLRKCQYQVTATNKAIKALKMLRVNRNRYDIVITEVNMPEMDGFKFLELVRLEMDLPVIMLSANSDTKLVMKGITLGACDYLLKPVRIERLKNIWQHVIRKRMCDSKDQNKSPDLDKACHGTESANSVAISGNSGENDKLSMKQKHRNEEEKEYGKDDETEKKPCVVWSVELHRKFVAAVNQLGLETAVPMKIIALMNVKGLTSENVASHLQQYRSYLKRLNNMQAQYCGKAAPLGVKDSTYLQMGSIDGSLSVANTALSSYSPGGMLGRLNSPVGLNLPGITPSGLAEPVDPQNLSNSSNSLGKLQGSVLASQFKNLFIQIPTSLEHNELQQDKCTAHIGGFNSINNTTGLTLLPSFPDTRVIMGSSSNSLSGASGNPLMFQWNPQPTHSILALMNLGLASSNPKSIELGNRVLSNFPDHNRCSESLQGAGQLSKFPSNAVSMSGSYNHDHSHSSNLGISSTCHQIGNNPQGFSSVSVPFSLLAEPRGDVQCREGLIGNIVQPINYIRKQRWEEHEQDYRHYMNWTFGAINSSVSADRNLNPLSQNLDKSDAVCSKNKDQSNGITPSALHSIVVEKSAMETKMKPSFDQTKLQGGQMKNRYGSLDDIMSSITKRVWRFLALALLIYVLLLWQSHNCEWISYS, from the exons ATGACTGTGGAGGGCCAGAGGTATAGCTTTATGTTTGAAGATGGAGCAACTGACCGGTTTCCGGTGGGTATGCGAGTTCTCGCTGTTGATGATGACCCACTTCGTCTGAAAGTGCTTGAGACGATGCTTCGTAAATGCCAGTATCAGG TTACTGCGACAAATAAGGCGATCAAGGCACTGAAAATGTTGAGGGTAAACAGAAATAGGTATGACATTGTGATCACTGAAGTGAATATGCCAGAGATGGATGGTTTTAAGTTCCTTGAGCTCGTGAGGCTTGAAATGGATCTGCCCGTTATCA TGTTATCAGCAAATAGTGATACCAAGCTTGTTATGAAGGGAATTACCCTTGGTGCCTGTGACTATTTGCTGAAACCTGTGAGAATAGAACGGCTCAAGAATATTTGGCAACATGTAATCCGCAAAAGGATGTGTGATTCCAAGGACCAAAATAAGTCCCCCGATCTAGACAAGGCCTGTCATGGAACTGAAAGTGCAAATTCTGTGGCAATTAGTGGTAATTCAGGCGAGAACGACAAACTAAGCATGAAACAGAAGCACCGAAATGAAGAGGAGAAAGAATATGGCAAAGATGATGAAACTGAGAAAAAGCCCTGCGTAGTTTGGTCTGTGGAGCTACACCGGAAGTTTGTCGCAGCTGTAAATCAATTGGGTCTTGAAA CTGCTGTCCCTATGAAAATTATTGCCCTGATGAACGTTAAAGGTTTGACAAGCGAAAATGTCGCCAGCCATCTACAG CAATATAGGTCCTACCTGAAAAGACTAAACAATATGCAAGCTCAGTATTGCGGAAAGGCTGCCCCTTTGGGTGTTAAAGATTCTACTTACTTGCAGATGGGTTCAATTGATGGGTCTCTAAGTGTTGCAAACACTGCTTTATCATCCTACTCACCTGGAGGGATGCTTGGTAGGTTAAACTCCCCAGTTGGTTTGAACTTGCCAGGAATAACTCCTTCTGGACTTGCAGAACCTGTCGATCCGCAGAACTTGAGCAACTCGTCCAATTCTCTTGGGAAGCTCCAAGGATCTGTGCTTGCAAgccaatttaaaaatttatttatacagaTCCCAACATCACTGGAGCACAATGAATTGCAACAGGACAAGTGCACTGCTCATATTGGAGGTTTCAATTCCATTAACAATACAACAGGTTTGACATTGCTGCCTAGCTTTCCAGATACTAGAGTGATTATGGGTAGCTCAAGCAATTCTCTGTCCGGTGCTTCAGGCAATCCTTTGATGTTCCAATGGAATCCACAGCCAACACACAGTATATTAGCACTGATGAACCTTGGGCTAGCTTCATCAAATCCGAAGTCTATTGAACTTGGTAACCGTGTTTTGTCTAATTTCCCGGATCACAATCGATGTAGTGAAAGCTTGCAGGGTGCCGGTCAGTTATCAAAATTTCCATCAAATGCTGTATCTATGAGTGGGTCTTACAATCATGATCACTCGCATTCTAGCAACTTGGGTATTTCTTCTACCTGCCATCAGATTGGGAACAATCCACAAGGTTTTTCTTCTGTAAGTGTACCTTTCAGTCTGTTAGCAGAGCCTCGAGGAGATGTACAATGCAGAGAAGGCTTGATTGGAAATATTGTCCAGCCAATAAACTACATACGGAAGCAAAGGTGGGAAGAACATGAGCAAGATTACAGGCACTACATGAATTGGACTTTTGGTGCCATTAATTCCTCAGTATCTGCTGATAGGAATTTGAATCCCTTGAGCCAAAATCTTGACAAAAGTGATGCAGTCTGCAGTAAAAATAAAGACCAATCAAATGGTATTACTCCATCTGCTCTTCATTCCATTGTGGTTGAAAAATCTGCCATGGAGACCAAGATGAAGCCCTCCTTTGACCAAACAAAATTACAGGGTGGTCAAATGAAAAACCGTTATGGATCATTGGATGATATAATGAGCTCTATCACGAAAAGGGTATGGCGATTCTTGGCTCTTGCATTGCTGATTTATGTGCTTTTACTTTGGCAGAGTCATAATTGTGAATGGATATCTTACAGTTGA